In Rattus norvegicus strain BN/NHsdMcwi chromosome 3, GRCr8, whole genome shotgun sequence, a genomic segment contains:
- the Pdcl gene encoding phosducin-like protein isoform X2 yields the protein MERLIKKLSMSCRSHLDEEEEQQKQKDLQEKISGKMTLKECGMMDKNLDDEEFLQQYRKQRMDEMRQQLHKGPQFKQVLEIPSGEGFLDMIDKEQKSTLIMVHIYEDGVPGTEAMNGCMICLAAEYPTVKFCRVRSSVIGASSRFTRNALPALLIYKAGELIGNFVRVTDQLGEDFFAVDLEAFLQEFGLLPEKEVLVLTSVRNSATCHSEDSDLEID from the exons ATGGAGCGGCTGATCAAAAAGCTGTCTATGAGCTGCAGGTCCCATCTggatgaagaggaggagcagcagaaacagaaggacctCCAGGAGAAAATCAGTGGGAAG ATGACTCTGAAGGAGTGTGGTATGATGGACAAGAATTTGGATGATGAAGAGTTTCTGCAGCAGTATCGGAAGCAGAGGATGGACGAGATGCGGCAGCAGCTTCATAAAGGGCCCCAATTCAAGCAAGTGCTTGAGATCCCCAGTGGAGAAGGATTTTTAGATATGATTGATAAAGAACAGAAAAGCACCCTTATCATGGTTCATATTTATGAAGATGGTGTCCCAGGGACTGAAGCCATGAATGGCTGCATGATCTGCCTTGCCGCAGAGTACCCCACTGTCAAATTCTGCCGAGTGAGGAGCTCGGTTATTGGGGCCAGCAGTCGTTTTACCCGGAATGCCCTTCCTGCTCTGCTCATCTACAAGGCGGGTGAATTGATTGGCAATTTTGTTCGTGTCACTGACCAGCTGGGCGAAGATTTCTTTGCTGTAGACCTTGAAGCTTTCCTGCAGGAATTTGGATTGCTCCCAGAAAAGGAAGTCTTGGTGCTGACATCTGTGCGAAACTCTGCCACCTGTCACAGTGAAGACAGCGATCTAGAAATAGATTGA